The sequence below is a genomic window from Chiroxiphia lanceolata isolate bChiLan1 chromosome 8, bChiLan1.pri, whole genome shotgun sequence.
GCCACTGCAGTTGTGCTACAAGGCACCAACAGCCCCGTCCCACCATCTGCAGACACCTGGATGGAACCATAAatcccatccagtgccacccctgccatgggcagggacacctcccactagcccaggttgctccaagccccatccaacctggccttggacacttccagggatccaggggccgccacagcttctctgggcaacctgtgccagggcctccccaccctcacaggggagaatttctccAGAGGTTTAAGACAGTACAACCACACAGAGCCTAGTAGACCCTaacaatttattattattattattattattgttattacatCTTTGTGGAAAGAGGACCTTATCCTTTGCCCTGCTTGCTCACAGGCATATTTTGTGAATAAAGTAACACAAACAGGTAAATTCACAGTTCCTCCCCGATCAATGTATTATTAAGAACTTAATCCAGAGGCTGAAAACAGATTTAGACTCATTACTGGCTTCCACCAGactcttcttctctctcccacGTAAGGAAAACAACAGTGTTCCCTGAGAGGCATCAAAAGGTGGCCTTTCCAGCTGGGTTTGTGCCTTAGAAGTGCTTAAAATGATGTTTCCTGGTAGAACTGATTGAAAACTCTTTTGTGTATGAGCAAGGCTGGTGTTATCCAAATCAACAGGATCCTGAGAAAGACCTTCCCTATGTCAGCAAAATGGACAGTTCTCATGGGAAAAACCCATGAGAGCTCTTCGCTGTGGCCAGGCAGAGAGCTTCCATCTCCTTCTGACTGTGAAGCAAAGAATGTCAGGATGTTGGGGTCCTCGGCGTGGAAGAGTCACCAGAAGGAgaataaagcagctcctggaggatCCATCGCTCGCCCCACCCCGTGGGTCCATCGCAGCAGGCCCACTCCCGGGAAACACCAGCGTCCAGGAGGCACCGAGCTTCTGTCCAGGGGTTGGCAGCTGGGAACAGGAACGTGAGGAGGCCACCAGGAGCCCAATTCCACTGCAGTTTGTGGCTGCTGGAAACCCCCGTGAGACTCAGGGTTTAAGGGCCGTGTCCAACTTCTGAAGGACCTCAGGCTATTGAACCTAAATCCAGCGTGGCTTGTTTTCCCCTCTTGCCACAGTAATGTCAATCCAAACCAAGTGTAGCAGTTTACTGagccttttccctcttttgtttcttcacttttttttccccccctccaaaCCAAAGAAGCCCCAGAAGTCATTGACAAGCTTCCAGTGGCCACTGCTCCAGCTCTAGGAGCTCTTCTCCATGAGATCCAGCATTTCTTTGTAGACTTGTTCATACACTTGCTTGCCCCAAAGGAAGTCGAAGTGGACGAAGTCGGGGATGTACTTTTTGTAGGCCAGGTTGGTTATCCGGGGCAGGGTGATGTTCACATCCTCAGGGGCTGAAATCCAGTCCCTGCCCCCGTACCACGCGGCCAGCGGGGCCTTCATCTTCTCCAGCTCGTAGAAGGGAGGGGAGGTCTGCAAGACAAATGGAAGTATAGCCTATTCCTGATTGCTGCTTGGGATTGCTCTCTTATCCCAATTAGAGCAGAGAAACTATCACCAGGGAGCCTCACAGTGCCTTGGGCTCCTGTGCTTTTCACCAGAGGGTCACAAAGTCATCACTGAGTGACATCACAGACACCTTCTTTTGGAAGAAAGGCACACACTTGCTTCCCCATATAATGCCACAAATACCATAAAATtcaaggaatcacagaatggtttgggttggaaaggacctgaaagatcatctacttccaaacctctgccatgggcagggacactttccactggcccaggttgctcaatgcTCAAAAGTCAGTCTCAACcactgcaatattttctttccactatttccctttttttttttttttaaatctcttttaaaaCAGTCAAATGGGAATGGTCTTCTCTTACCTGGTTGTAATGGAGCATGTTGTCACTGCCATAATCATAATACTTGAATTCCCCTGTTCGATAGAGCTAGAAAAGGAGGAGAGCCAAGTTTATTATCCCTGTGTTGGAGGGGACCCCAAGAAGGATAACAGGGGTGACTGGGGAACTGCCttgctccctcctgccagccaggcTCAAGGAAGCCTTTGTTATGTCTGATATTGTattctgggagcagagctcagtccccAGGCAGAtctcagcacagcctgagctgtgcaggctctgctcacccctcctctctgcagagcactgatGTCAGGAAGATGAggccccaaaaccccccagagAACCTGCTGTACAACCAAAAGCCTCAAAGGAGACGTGAATCAAACCTGTGGGCAAATTTCCTTCATCTGCCATGGTCAATGCCCACAGCAGAAAGATGTTAGCCTGTGCATGTTTCCAATAATTAGTTGGATCATTTGCTGTCCTACTGACCCTCCTGTCCTGGTTTATTACCAGTCTTTGTTCCATCTCCACCTCCTACCAGCTCCAAAGACTCTGGGACAGCTTTTGCTGGGAGTCATGGCCTAAGGAACTTCACCTGCACCAGTGTTTCAGTCCAGCTTCCCTGTCTCTCTCTAAaatccagctctgcagggagagcagtgggggATGGAAGCCCTGCACTGAGCAGAGGCCCTCAGCAGCTGAGAGAAGAGAACATGGGCTCTTGTTGCATGGAatctgcccctgcagcaggaaatcTTACCTGGCGCCAGTGGAGCATGTTTTTTAGGGATGTTGAGTCAGGGTAGCGAGACATGTAGACGTCCATGCGGCTCTGCAGGAAACCAGGGGAGATATTTATtctctgcagggagggaaatCCCCCCCGAAATAAAACGGAtcctgctcagcagccacaCGAGTCTCActcacacagagctgcagagctccctTCAGCAAGCTGAGCATTCCCCATGGGATGCTGGGCCATGTTAGGAGTCTGTCTGCTTTTCAAACCAAAGCAAGACTCCCCAGCTTGTGCTCAGGATCCTTTTGCAAAGACAGAGTGCAGCTCACTGCAGTAGCTGTGTGTTGTTCCTAATGTTTCCTTCTTGGAATATTAGGAAATTTCACCTACACTTTCCTTGAGAAACAGTGGCCCAGTTCTGACTCCATCCAGGATCAAGCTATTATTGCTTTTGGTGCTTCTGGTACTCTGTGTGGACCTGTCTCCAGTTTCACTCACATGAGCAGGTTTGGGCAGGATCTGGACCCTGAAATCTTGGCTGGCCCCTTGTGGTCCCTCTGGGACTGCCCAGCTTGCCTGGATGTGTCCTCAAGTAACCTACTGTAGTGCTGGCCCTGGTGGGAGCAGGTTGGGATGGAGACCCCCAGCCTGGTGCCTCTAGCCCGGATTTTTCTAGGATTCCACATTCAGTGCAGTGGAGCACAGAGAAAGGCTCTGATTTGGGGACAAGTTTGTTCTAAGGGATGGTGGACTGAAAAGCCTGATGGCCTTCAGTCCTAGAGGTGGATTGAAGGGAAGTTTGTTCCACAATGTCACTAAAACCCCTGTGAAATCACAAATCACTCAGTGCCAGAGAAAGCCTGGGGGCCCCTGGAGCATGGAATGAATGTCCAGGGGGGCAAAATGCCAACACAGTGGCTAGATGTTTCTACCCATCAAAGGTGTGAAAGGGAGCAAATTGACAACTCCTGGTCAGACAGTGAACAACTGGATCCCTTGAAAGGTAAGCTGGAGGATACATACCACATTTAGGCTGCTGGTAAAGCCACCGGGCAAGTAAAGGACCAAGGGGCAAACACTCCTAAAGATGGGGTAGGTGCACACAGCAGAGACCACTTGCTTCAGGATATGGCCCTTATCAAAGACCACCGTGTGTCCTAAAACAAGCTGTGGAAGCCAAAAGGGTTGGTCAGAGTGGTTCCTGTTGCTTTCTGCCTCCAGGGGctccccacctccctgcccagccctggaagcTGCTGACTTCTTGCCACAGCTTTGCTGTGCTTTGTCATTTTGGCTTTTCAGAAACATCCACGGCCCTGGGAGAGCCTTGATCTTCCCAGGAGAGGTTTCTCGCGGGAGAAGGGACCCAAACCCAATATGTAGAAATAGTTCTTCTCTGATtagggctgggcagggggatgtTTGACACTGTTCAAAGCCCCTCAGGGTGAAGGGCAGAGGCACAAAAATACAGAGGGAACccagagggcaggaggagggaggggatggacaAGCCCTGCATGTCTTAGCACATCTCACATGTGGTGAGGACATACCTTAACCAGTGCCTCGGGAAGGTCAAACACCTTCACCAAGGGTGACTTCATGTTGGAGTTCACAGTGATGGGAGCCAAGGCAAAAAACATCTTGATTTTGCGATCCAGTTCAGGAATGGATGAAAAGGTGATGAAACCTGTgtgagggagaaggaagcagaCCCTGCCCTGTTATATTTGAAGGAGTTGTTGACTCCCAGGTGTGTGAGCCCACCCTGGGCTGACCTCCTCCTAAGTACCTGTGGTGGTGCCTTGAGAGTAAGCCACGTAgtacagctgctcctgcccggTTTTCTGCAGGATGTAGTTGATGGTGGCTGGGAGGTCATACATGGCCATCTCGTGGAAGCTGCAGTGGAGACATGCACAGGACAAAATCACTCCTGCTGACCTTGGGAGCGCATGGCAAGCAGTGCCAtggctgcctgggagcaggCAAGGGCTTTGGTGGGTCTGGGCAGCCCCGTGGAGTCCCGATGGTGCCggtttgttttcccctctggCAGATGGTGTGACTGCCAGCAGcgctgctcctccagctgcagaacCCTGCTGAGGGTGCCAGGGACCTGCCCGCCTTGCAGGTTGGCAGCAAATACCTGTAAGCTGAGTATTCCTGGTGGTGAAAGTCAAACTCTCTGTGTTTCCGTGACCAGCTGTTCCCCCGGCTGTTCCCGATCCACACGTCGTAGCCAGCGTCGGCCAGGATGAAGCCCAGGCTGCTGTTGGGCAAGTTGGTAACCCAGTTGCTTCCCTCCAACACCAGCCCGTGCTGGAGGAGGACCACAGCctttggagctggaggaagaagaggaggaggaatcaTTTGCTCTGACCGCTGGGAACACTGACCGTTCCCATCCAGGTATTGCTTTGGCAGCAACCCCCCGGGGCAGTGCCACCAGTGCAGGGAGGTGGTCACCTGTGTCCTCAGCCTCTCTGGAGAGGTGCTTTTGAAGAAGGCTCTTTGGTCATGCCAGGGCAGAGGAAATTGTTACAGTGAAGATGGAAAATAAGGCTGGGCTCTACATTTAATGGAGGCTGATAAATCACACTCCCGGAGAGAAACACAGGTCCACATGTGGACACTGACTGTGCCCTTTGCACAGAGACCAGGCAGACCTTCCTGGGACACTTACGGGGACAGAACATGCTGGAGCCCCGTGCCTCTGCTTGATGGGAGGTGCTCATGCTGCCTGGGTTGCCCCTGCCGTGAGGAatcctctgcagggccaggtaGTAGCCATCATCCGTCAGCACCTCGTGCTCCTCGTAGGGGTACCCGTGGTAGCGGACGATTTCACCCTGTAGGAGGGGAAGGACAGCGTGGGAcaggtgcccagggagggggtgggggtCTCTCTCCTGAAGGCTGTGAGGGCTTGGCTGGGCAAAGCCACCAGTGGCTGCCCCGAGCTGGTGttggtggctgctgctgccggcgggagggaggggcagggaccTCCCAAGGGCCCTTCCACCGGCACTGCCACCACTGCAGCTGGAACTTTTGGCAGGCGTGAGTTTCCTGCactccctgagcagctctggtaCAGAACTGTCTCTTGTGGTGTTGCAACCAGTGCGTGTGAAGAGCGGGGCAGCAGTGACAGCGACGCTCTGAGCCTCAGGCAGCTGCGGTGGCCAAACCTGCTGACTTGGAATGAAGTTCCCCATAAATGTCTGCCATAAATCTGGGAAGATTTCTCATGAAGAAGAACAGGGAGATAATAAGACCTGGTATCAAACATTGGTGAAGACACACAGAGACCAAGCCCAGGGAGCTTGCCTGACCAAGCgggaaagaagggggagaaGTCGGGACTTACAACATCCATGGAGACCTCGGGGTTTGCATCCGACTTTTCCCCGACGCACAGTAAATAAGCAATGGTCAGGAACAGCCACATCCTGGTGCTCTGCAAAACATCATCAACAGCAGGAATGTGAGAGACACTGATGGCACTGGCACAACAGCTGGGCAGTGCACTGGGGAAAAGTTGGGGAAAGCCTGATGTCCACTTCACTTCCATCAGCAGATCAACGTGACCACTCCACAGATGAAATCATTTTAAACTTGAAGTCCTCTAATTGCTTCTAAAAATGGCTTCTTTTGCTAATCTTGACCAATGGCAGAGTCCACATTCTACCACATCTTAATCCCACACTGTTCATCAGGCCCTTGTTTTTGGAAATATGAGCATGTACGTGTACAGCTATTTGTGCCCAGGCAAACCTGGTTTTCAAGGAGATTATTAGAGATTATTCATTTAGAATGATGCCTTGGGCATCACCTTGGAAGGAGTAAGCCACCCAATTTTAAGTCACAGGGCCatggagttttgttttgaagttgaAATCAAACAATGGGATTTTGTTGGGCTCTCCTTATGCCTGAATAGCCCCTGGGACACCCCTGACCTGTTTTTGCAAAGCCGAGTGAAAGACCATCTCAGGAGCCCCCTGTTCTTTCTGGGATGGGTTTGGAAGGATCTGTTTTGACATGTTCCTACCACAAAACACCTTcctataattttatttcatagaaccacagaaccacagaatggtttgggttgaaagagaccttaaagatcatctctttccaccccactgccacaggcagaCCCTGCGTGGGTCAATTTGTTGGGAGGCAACAAATTGAGGGCAGAAATACTGCCTCAGCTCTTGTGTGACACGCTGAAATAGTTAAATTGTGTGGAGCAATGTCGCCAGGAGCTGCCAAATTGGCACTGAATGCCCGTGCCTGTGCCGGGCTGCACGGGAAGCAGCGATCCCGGCTGGATGCCCGTGCCACCTATTTTGCACCCACCCCACTGCTCCCCTGGTGAAAggaaggagagctgggagcagctgagagctTCTGTCCCTTCCCGGCTCTAACCTCATCATTCCCTCTCTTCGGCAGGAGGATCCGGCTTCCCACGCTGCAGGAGGAGGTTTTGCAGCCGTGGAGAAAGTCACCCGCTccctctgctgtccctggcGCGGATGTGTGGAGGATGCCAACTGCACCACTGCCCTGCTGGAGGGCACCCGGGACACCCCTTGTCCACCCTCCCGCTCACAGCACGAGGTCGGGGGGCTCTGACTTGGCTCGGCAGAGCCCTGACCCCCACTCTGGGGAAGGAGGGTTCCCCACCAGCCTCCTTCCCTGCACCCCTGGGGCGCGAGTTGGGGCCAAGACCCTTCACTGCCCCGCCTGTCACCGCCGACCTCCCCGTGCTGCAGCAGGACCCTCCTTCCCCGCATCCTTCCCGGGATGCTCCTGAGGAGAACACGGGGCTCTGGGACAGGCGGGCAGAGGTGGGGGCACGGCAGGGACGGCAGCCACTCACTCTCACAGCCCAGCTCGGCCCCGGGGCTCTGCACTCAGGACTTTCAGACTGAGCCTTTAGAAGAAGCaaggagagacagaaagcatttttgtgGCGTAACGTCAGGAGGAGAGAATGCAAATTCCAGGGAAGAGCCTTGCCTGGGATGGCCCTTTCCTCCcaacagcaaagctgcagaaataCTCCCTTAGTGAAGCGTCGCtcagctcagcagggctggagagccCCCGGTGAGCTCCGAGAGGTGCAGCGGGGTGAAACCTCCGCCAGCACCCTGCCCCCCGAGCGCTCCCACTGCCCCGCCCGGAGCACAAAGGACATTCCCTTGGAAAAGGACTCTGGGGAAGCCCCGCTGTCCCATTCTGCTGCCTACggctccctgcagctctctcCTGCCGTGCCCAGGGACAGCCCCTCGCTGGCAGCCCGTGCCAAGGCAGGGGCACCCGCGGAGGAgggattgattgattgattgattgattgattacCTGTGGCggtgcaggggctgcagcaggagaggtgtGGGTGTCTCTCCTCCCGATGTCCACCCCGCAGAAGGTCCCTGCTGCCCGTCCACACTGCTCTCG
It includes:
- the LOC116790613 gene encoding lysosomal acid lipase/cholesteryl ester hydrolase-like, with translation QVQRTNLLQLSTLLQRHENIPKQAQSTRMWLFLTIAYLLCVGEKSDANPEVSMDVGEIVRYHGYPYEEHEVLTDDGYYLALQRIPHGRGNPGSMSTSHQAEARGSSMFCPPPKAVVLLQHGLVLEGSNWVTNLPNSSLGFILADAGYDVWIGNSRGNSWSRKHREFDFHHQEYSAYSFHEMAMYDLPATINYILQKTGQEQLYYVAYSQGTTTGFITFSSIPELDRKIKMFFALAPITVNSNMKSPLVKVFDLPEALVKLVLGHTVVFDKGHILKQVVSAVCTYPIFRSVCPLVLYLPGGFTSSLNVSRMDVYMSRYPDSTSLKNMLHWRQLYRTGEFKYYDYGSDNMLHYNQTSPPFYELEKMKAPLAAWYGGRDWISAPEDVNITLPRITNLAYKKYIPDFVHFDFLWGKQVYEQVYKEMLDLMEKSS